The Flavobacteriales bacterium genome includes a region encoding these proteins:
- a CDS encoding TonB-dependent receptor, whose translation MKNLFLSLLFSVACLAAFGQQKGFIRGNIGDGQFGGPLIGANVTIPALSGVGATTDFDGNFSITIEPGTYEVKVSYISFADQIFKDVEVKEGEVTKLDAVLEMATQQVAMVEVVATVRKNSEAGVLMEMKNATVVTDGLSAQSFRKVGDSDLSGAIRRVTGVTVQDGKYVYVRGLGDRYTKSVLNGMTLPGLDPDVNAVQIDIFPTAVLENVSVSKSFSPDLDGDFTGGLVNVVTKKFPEEKTTQIGVNFTYIPGQHFNSNYISYTKGKLDWLGFDDGLRKLPINGEANVPNESLVNPELERITRSFNSELATKRQFAFMNSSFTVNHGNQINKEDGPTFGYNFVFRYSNERNFYEGFQANDYLKDQQLSGIELDRQRTRVGDVGKENIMWNALLTGSMKRKKSSYTATLLYNQSSESTAAKRINQDFEQNQSTLVEDVLTYTQRSLGNFQLTGSHRVGIAELEWGNSLSISRVYDPDFRETRISITDGDTALSTGNGAGIDRFWRDLNEFNESFRFDAKIKLHENISVKVGAADTYKSRTFSVYSYKHRPTNLSDISIDPDWFLQDDNIWSSDPSSTNYREGTYTIGNFQPANQYEATQNIAAAYLMAEQQVKKKLNLIYGVRLEHTLMFYDGVNQNNTVRYLNEKTLNALSILPALNIVYKVTPKMNLRAGYSRTIARPSFKEKSEAEIYDPITKRTFSGNLDLKLTNIDNADLRYEFFIGGKDMLSVSGFYKRFDGHIELVSFETAPDNLKPRNSGIAQVFGGEFEIRKGLRQHTSSKFLQGFFFAANASIVHSMVDMSSVLVDNDGGTELELRQSSARDGETINRFRTMSGQSPYAVNGSISYEFGENRGTVSLAYNVQGDQLSIIGSGRVPDVYTLAFHSLNFNAYVNLGEKRKSQISIRVQNLLNDDRTLVYRSYKAEDQIFTSFKPGVSIRLGYQYTF comes from the coding sequence ATGAAAAATCTGTTCTTATCCTTGCTTTTTTCGGTGGCTTGTTTAGCCGCTTTCGGACAGCAAAAAGGCTTTATCCGCGGAAATATTGGCGATGGACAGTTCGGTGGGCCACTTATCGGAGCCAACGTCACCATTCCAGCACTATCAGGTGTAGGTGCCACCACCGATTTTGACGGTAATTTTTCCATTACCATCGAACCTGGTACATATGAGGTAAAGGTCTCATACATCTCCTTTGCCGATCAGATCTTTAAGGATGTAGAAGTGAAAGAAGGCGAAGTCACCAAACTCGATGCCGTGTTGGAAATGGCCACACAGCAAGTGGCCATGGTAGAAGTGGTGGCAACCGTTAGGAAGAATTCCGAAGCAGGTGTACTCATGGAAATGAAGAACGCCACGGTGGTCACAGATGGTCTTTCTGCTCAATCGTTCCGCAAGGTGGGAGATTCAGACCTTTCCGGTGCCATCAGGCGTGTTACAGGTGTTACCGTGCAGGATGGCAAATACGTTTACGTACGTGGTTTGGGCGATAGATACACCAAATCTGTTCTCAATGGAATGACCTTGCCAGGATTGGATCCCGATGTCAACGCTGTTCAGATCGACATTTTTCCAACGGCAGTATTGGAGAACGTATCCGTTTCAAAATCATTCTCACCAGACCTCGATGGAGATTTTACGGGCGGATTGGTGAATGTGGTCACCAAGAAATTCCCAGAAGAGAAGACTACCCAGATCGGTGTCAACTTCACTTACATTCCAGGACAGCATTTCAACAGCAATTACATCTCTTACACCAAAGGAAAACTCGATTGGCTGGGCTTTGATGATGGATTGCGAAAACTCCCAATAAATGGAGAGGCAAATGTTCCCAATGAATCTTTGGTGAATCCAGAATTGGAACGGATCACCCGAAGCTTCAATTCAGAATTGGCCACTAAAAGGCAGTTCGCTTTCATGAATTCTTCCTTCACTGTAAATCACGGCAATCAGATAAATAAGGAAGATGGCCCCACCTTCGGGTACAATTTCGTGTTCCGATATTCAAACGAACGCAATTTCTACGAAGGATTTCAAGCAAACGATTACCTCAAAGATCAACAATTGAGCGGCATTGAACTCGACAGACAACGGACTAGAGTTGGCGATGTTGGAAAGGAGAACATCATGTGGAACGCACTTCTCACCGGAAGCATGAAACGCAAGAAAAGTAGTTATACCGCCACCTTGCTTTACAATCAGAGCAGCGAATCCACAGCTGCAAAACGAATCAATCAGGATTTTGAACAGAACCAGTCCACACTGGTCGAAGACGTTCTCACCTATACGCAGCGAAGCCTTGGCAATTTTCAGCTTACAGGTTCGCACAGGGTGGGAATAGCCGAATTGGAGTGGGGCAACTCACTTTCCATTTCGCGTGTTTATGACCCCGATTTCAGAGAGACCAGAATTTCAATCACAGACGGAGATACGGCCCTTTCAACCGGAAATGGTGCAGGAATTGACCGTTTTTGGAGAGATCTCAACGAATTCAACGAATCCTTCCGTTTCGATGCCAAGATCAAGCTCCACGAGAACATTTCGGTCAAAGTTGGCGCGGCAGATACCTATAAGAGCAGAACCTTCAGTGTGTACTCCTACAAACATAGACCTACCAATCTGAGCGATATCAGCATAGATCCCGATTGGTTCCTGCAAGACGACAATATCTGGTCTTCAGACCCATCAAGCACAAATTACAGAGAGGGTACATACACCATCGGTAATTTTCAACCGGCCAACCAATACGAGGCCACTCAGAACATTGCAGCAGCTTATTTAATGGCCGAGCAGCAGGTAAAGAAGAAACTGAACCTGATCTACGGTGTGCGATTGGAGCATACCCTCATGTTCTACGATGGCGTAAACCAGAACAACACGGTTCGTTACCTCAACGAGAAGACCCTCAACGCGTTGAGCATTCTTCCTGCTCTGAACATCGTTTACAAGGTTACACCAAAGATGAACCTCCGCGCAGGTTACAGCAGAACAATTGCCCGACCATCCTTCAAAGAAAAGTCCGAGGCCGAGATCTACGATCCCATCACCAAGCGTACGTTCTCCGGTAACCTCGACCTTAAGCTCACCAACATCGACAATGCCGACCTGCGCTACGAATTTTTCATTGGAGGTAAAGACATGCTCTCCGTTTCCGGTTTCTACAAGCGTTTTGATGGTCATATTGAATTGGTATCCTTCGAAACAGCTCCAGATAACCTCAAGCCGCGCAACTCAGGAATTGCGCAGGTTTTCGGTGGTGAGTTTGAGATAAGAAAAGGACTGCGCCAGCACACCTCATCCAAATTTTTGCAAGGTTTCTTCTTTGCAGCAAATGCTTCCATTGTACATTCCATGGTCGATATGAGCAGTGTATTGGTCGACAATGATGGTGGAACAGAATTGGAACTTCGCCAGAGCAGTGCACGCGATGGTGAGACCATCAACCGCTTCCGAACCATGTCGGGGCAATCGCCTTACGCGGTAAATGGAAGCATCTCCTACGAGTTCGGAGAAAATCGCGGAACCGTATCGTTGGCCTACAACGTACAAGGCGACCAGTTGAGTATCATCGGTTCGGGCCGTGTGCCAGACGTTTATACCCTGGCTTTTCACAGCCTCAATTTCAATGCATATGTCAATCTTGGAGAGAAACGGAAGTCACAGATTTCTATTCGGGTACAGAACCTGTTGAACGATGATAGAACACTCGTTTACCGCTCCTACAAGGCAGAAGATCAGATCTTCACATCCTTCAAACCCGGTGTCAGCATCCGATTGGGCTATCAGTACACGTTCTAG
- the trxA gene encoding thioredoxin — MANFNEIINSDKPVLIDFHATWCGPCKMMGPILQDVSKKIGGRATILKVDVDKNPKVAAKYQIQGVPTLMIFKKGKMLWRQSGVVAAPQLISLLEKNA, encoded by the coding sequence ATGGCAAATTTCAACGAGATCATCAATTCAGATAAGCCAGTTCTTATCGACTTTCATGCAACCTGGTGCGGTCCATGTAAAATGATGGGGCCTATCCTGCAAGACGTTTCCAAAAAAATCGGTGGAAGAGCCACCATCTTGAAAGTGGATGTGGATAAGAACCCGAAAGTGGCTGCCAAATATCAGATTCAAGGCGTACCGACCTTGATGATATTCAAGAAAGGTAAAATGCTTTGGCGTCAAAGTGGAGTAGTGGCTGCACCGCAGCTCATCAGCCTGCTCGAAAAGAACGCATGA
- a CDS encoding DUF3365 domain-containing protein codes for MRSIWLIVFVLGIATAMMQSCAEKQPEKVVKNVQYVTGPDEITYLKLGKEISDTVQSTLKANLMKAMQEGGPVNAVKFCNAQAMELTDIYSTKYSTEVKRVSDKNRNPKNEPNAKELDVLADFKRLLEAGEPVLPKVAIDAEGHKNFYAPIFTGGMCLTCHGNPKNMQPELVSELDSLYPNDKARGYSVDELRGIWSIKFKNS; via the coding sequence ATGAGAAGTATTTGGCTGATAGTTTTTGTTCTGGGCATAGCTACTGCAATGATGCAGAGCTGTGCCGAAAAGCAACCTGAAAAGGTGGTGAAAAACGTACAGTACGTAACTGGACCTGATGAGATCACCTACCTCAAATTGGGAAAGGAGATTTCGGATACGGTGCAATCAACACTGAAGGCAAACCTGATGAAAGCGATGCAGGAAGGTGGGCCTGTGAATGCCGTGAAATTCTGCAACGCTCAGGCAATGGAACTGACCGATATCTATTCCACCAAATACAGTACGGAAGTAAAACGCGTGTCAGATAAGAACCGAAATCCGAAAAACGAGCCTAATGCAAAGGAGTTGGACGTATTGGCAGATTTCAAACGCTTGCTTGAAGCTGGAGAACCGGTGCTGCCCAAAGTTGCCATAGATGCAGAAGGACACAAGAACTTCTACGCACCCATTTTTACGGGAGGAATGTGTCTTACCTGTCACGGCAATCCCAAAAACATGCAGCCAGAACTTGTTTCTGAGTTAGACAGTCTTTACCCGAACGATAAGGCAAGAGGATATTCCGTGGACGAACTCCGCGGCATTTGGAGTATAAAATTCAAAAACAGCTAG
- a CDS encoding rhodanese-like domain-containing protein yields the protein MKYIAQISTVFFMALVMVSCSNGQNKASADGSIAENVNVEEFAKHLDGAQVVDVRTPAEWNEGIMEGANMFNIYEPSFETNLAKLDKEKPVAVYCKVGGRSGQAMAKMKELGFKEVYNLKGGMDAWKSAKKPTVKP from the coding sequence ATGAAATACATAGCACAGATCAGTACAGTTTTTTTCATGGCGTTGGTCATGGTTTCTTGTTCAAACGGACAGAATAAAGCATCGGCAGATGGTTCGATTGCAGAAAACGTCAACGTAGAAGAATTTGCGAAACATTTGGATGGCGCTCAAGTAGTAGATGTGAGAACTCCAGCAGAATGGAACGAAGGCATCATGGAAGGAGCGAACATGTTCAATATTTACGAACCTTCATTTGAAACAAACCTTGCCAAATTGGATAAGGAAAAACCAGTGGCTGTTTATTGCAAAGTGGGCGGAAGAAGCGGACAGGCCATGGCCAAAATGAAAGAATTGGGCTTTAAAGAAGTATATAATCTGAAGGGAGGAATGGACGCATGGAAAAGTGCGAAGAAACCAACCGTAAAACCATAG
- a CDS encoding sulfite exporter TauE/SafE family protein, translated as MTIVGWIMAVVIGMTLGLLGGGGSILTVPVLVYLLDIDPVAATGYSLFIVGLTALVGAGGYFKQGFVDLKTALVFGASSIVAVYFARKVLVPAIPEEIFQIGDFILTRNMGIMALFAVMMVAASYSMIRGRSESSKAVVGIKYNYPLLLIEGLIIGVLVGMVGAGGGFLIIPALVILSNLPMKSAIGTSLTIIAVNSLIGFLGDVQNQAIDWKFLLIFSGLSVVGIFIGTKLSSFVPGDKLKPAFGWFVLIMGIYILGKELLF; from the coding sequence ATGACAATAGTAGGTTGGATAATGGCAGTGGTAATTGGGATGACTCTCGGTTTGTTGGGCGGAGGTGGTTCTATTCTTACTGTGCCTGTACTGGTTTACCTATTGGACATCGATCCGGTCGCTGCCACCGGTTATTCATTATTCATTGTGGGACTTACGGCACTAGTTGGGGCCGGAGGCTATTTCAAACAGGGATTTGTCGATCTCAAAACCGCACTTGTGTTCGGGGCCTCATCCATTGTGGCAGTTTATTTCGCGCGAAAGGTGTTGGTCCCTGCCATCCCAGAAGAGATTTTCCAGATCGGAGATTTTATTCTCACGCGCAACATGGGAATCATGGCCTTGTTTGCCGTTATGATGGTGGCTGCATCGTATTCCATGATTCGCGGAAGAAGCGAATCCAGCAAAGCGGTTGTCGGTATCAAATACAACTACCCGTTACTGTTAATTGAAGGTCTGATCATCGGTGTATTGGTAGGAATGGTTGGCGCTGGTGGAGGTTTTTTGATCATTCCGGCATTGGTCATTCTGTCCAATCTGCCAATGAAAAGCGCCATCGGGACCTCTCTTACCATCATTGCTGTCAATTCACTCATCGGATTTTTGGGTGATGTGCAGAATCAGGCCATCGACTGGAAATTCTTACTTATTTTCTCTGGTCTGTCGGTTGTAGGTATTTTCATCGGAACAAAACTTTCCAGCTTCGTGCCTGGAGATAAACTAAAACCTGCATTTGGTTGGTTCGTACTCATCATGGGCATTTACATCCTCGGAAAAGAACTTTTATTTTAA
- a CDS encoding c-type cytochrome, whose translation MNYRKRIPKWLWGVFFLLVASCQTDEPVPYQLAIPNWFPELGIPAENQLTQARIDLGRKLFYEPLLSSDSSVSCSSCHQIGKAFTDGFPISLGVNDALGMRNAPTLANIGYAPHLFFDGGVATLELQSQAPIFSPTEMNFTIAGFLERIADDDEYKRMFAEAYGREPDAFGISRAIASFERTLLSGNSRFDQYEYQGIANSLSASEIRGKNIFFSNEASCTSCHEPPLFTNYAYENIGLYLNYADSGRARISHLEEDKGKFKVPSLRNVELTAPYMHDGSLQSLEEVVHHFNSGGAGHPNQSPDVKPLNLTEQQKIDLVAFLRSLTDQSFVSDPQFGDPN comes from the coding sequence ATGAACTACAGAAAGCGCATTCCGAAATGGCTTTGGGGTGTGTTTTTTCTGTTGGTCGCATCGTGCCAAACAGACGAGCCTGTCCCGTACCAACTAGCTATTCCAAATTGGTTTCCAGAGTTGGGAATTCCTGCCGAAAACCAACTCACACAGGCGAGAATCGATCTAGGGAGGAAACTCTTTTACGAACCATTACTATCGTCCGATTCTTCGGTTTCCTGTAGTTCCTGTCATCAGATCGGAAAGGCATTTACAGATGGATTCCCGATAAGTTTAGGGGTGAATGACGCTCTTGGAATGCGCAATGCACCAACGCTTGCCAACATAGGTTATGCTCCGCATTTGTTTTTCGATGGGGGAGTGGCAACCTTGGAATTGCAATCTCAAGCTCCCATTTTTTCTCCAACCGAAATGAACTTCACCATTGCAGGTTTTTTGGAAAGGATTGCGGATGATGACGAATACAAACGCATGTTTGCAGAAGCATACGGTCGAGAACCAGATGCTTTTGGCATTTCACGCGCAATTGCCAGTTTTGAACGGACTTTGCTTAGCGGAAATTCTAGGTTCGACCAATACGAATATCAAGGAATTGCCAATTCCCTTTCTGCATCAGAGATCAGAGGCAAGAACATCTTTTTCTCCAACGAGGCCAGTTGTACGAGCTGCCATGAACCGCCACTTTTCACGAATTACGCTTACGAGAACATTGGCCTTTATTTGAATTATGCCGATTCTGGCCGAGCGCGCATATCTCATTTAGAAGAGGATAAAGGCAAGTTCAAGGTTCCGAGCTTGCGGAATGTAGAACTCACGGCTCCATACATGCACGATGGTAGTTTGCAATCGTTGGAGGAGGTTGTCCACCATTTCAATTCGGGTGGAGCGGGGCATCCGAATCAAAGTCCTGATGTCAAACCATTGAATCTTACCGAGCAACAGAAGATCGATCTTGTGGCTTTTCTCAGATCGCTCACGGATCAGTCATTCGTATCTGATCCTCAGTTCGGTGATCCAAATTGA